In one Brassica oleracea var. oleracea cultivar TO1000 chromosome C9, BOL, whole genome shotgun sequence genomic region, the following are encoded:
- the LOC106316270 gene encoding probable calcium-binding protein CML16 produces the protein MASAKPTDQIKQLKDIFTRFDMDGDGSLTQLELAALLRSLGIKPRGDQITLLLNQIDCNGNGSVEFDELVVAILPDLNEEVLINQEQLMEVFRSFDRDGNGQITAAELAGSMAKMGHPLTYRELTEMMTEADSNGDGVISFDEFAHIMAKSAADFLGLTAA, from the coding sequence ATGGCGTCCGCGAAACCAACCGATCAGATCAAACAGCTCAAAGACATCTTCACTCGCTTCGACATGGACGGCGACGGAAGCCTCACACAGCTCGAGCTCGCCGCTCTCCTCCGTTCCCTCGGCATCAAACCTCGCGGCGATCAAATCACTCTCCTCCTCAACCAAATCGACTGTAACGGTAACGGTTCCGTCGAGTTCGACGAGCTCGTCGTCGCGATTCTCCCCGACCTCAACGAGGAGGTGCTCATTAACCAGGAGCAGCTCATGGAGGTTTTCCGTTCGTTCGATCGTGACGGTAACGGTCAAATCACGGCGGCGGAGCTTGCTGGGTCAATGGCTAAAATGGGACATCCGTTGACTTATCGCGAGTTGACGGAGATGATGACGGAGGCTGATTCTAACGGTGACGGTGTTATTAGTTTTGATGAGTTTGCGCATATCATGGCTAAGTCCGCTGCTGATTTTCTTGGATTAACGGCTGCTTGA